The proteins below come from a single Odontesthes bonariensis isolate fOdoBon6 chromosome 18, fOdoBon6.hap1, whole genome shotgun sequence genomic window:
- the s100u gene encoding S100 calcium binding protein U — MEDAIQSMVKVFLKTTKGKESLGKKEFQSLVSNQLGNILSDTDSKEAIDNMGQGLDSNQDGKVGFEEYMKLVGYLACSLSEQRNIAKEEPAQNAAPGQGTQSAPDKEEEKSEANAEVKEEAKPKADEEAKADATAEAKVEAKADADAKVEVKVEAKAEGEAKPKAAKEEATPATTAVAAAAAAVEVAGKEAEKAEETIKVEETAEKLPAAVEEEVEKKTEEATS, encoded by the exons ATGGAGGATGCCATTCAGAGCATGGTGAAGGTTTTCCTCAAGACGACCAAAGGAAAAGAGAGTCTAGGAAAGAAAGAATTCCAGAGCCTGGTATCAAACCAGCTCGGCAACATCCTTTCG GACACAGACAGCAAGGAGGCAATTGATAACATGGGCCAGGGACTGGATTCCAACCAAGACGGTAAGGTCGGCTTTGAGGAGTACATGAAGCTAGTCGGCTACTTGGCGTGCTCGCTCAGCGAGCAGCGCAACATTGCCAAAGAGGAGCCTGCACAGAACGCCGCACCCGGTCAAGGGACGCAAAGCGCCCCGGAtaaagaagaggagaagtctGAGGCAAATGCAGAGGTAAAGGAGGAAGCAAAGCCAAAGGCAGATGAAGAAGCGAAGGCAGACGCGACAGCTGAAGCAAAAGTAGAAGcaaaagcagatgcagatgcaaAGGTAGAAGTAAAGGTCGAAGCGAAGGCAGAGGGAGAGGCGAAGCCCAAGGCGGCAAAGGAGGAAGCAACACCAGCCACGACAGCagtggcagctgcagcagcagcagtagaaGTGGCTGGTAAAGAGGCAGAGAAGGCGGAAGAAACAATAAAGGTGGAGGAAACTGCAGAGAAGTTGCCCGCTGCTGTGGAGGAAGAAGTGGAGAAGAAGACAGAGGAGGCCACTTCATAG
- the LOC142368055 gene encoding SH2 domain-containing adapter protein E-like codes for MAKWFKEFPITLKNGTDRIRSASESGSQPRANKPGLVASIGTKTTGSKTGHRKNSSVDCTGGGGGGVGSLLSGRNRKNSATELSRNGVNSQKDGKVWDSLLSGKSRKNSKTEPVFEEQHRPLKTSPSANAYISRLIRVDKQDKTPNFNSGTITSAVVPEAEKPVQCKTETLIILEDYADPFDAQKTKEQRDAERVGENDGYMEPYDAQQMITEIRRRGSKDLLKVCVLVEGNEGTVEEDQPPPLQIYDVPYEGSGDSEKTMVTRPELDPRPATEYELPWEWRKEHIVRTLSAQFDSPSKDETCHPTLTRQPQHLAGQPQQHQHLRQKSWTQKILRSSPPTLLSSSMTGSSPESEPCCVDPSLPLEKQSWYHGCVTRQEAEFQLQSCKEASFLVRNSESDNSKYSIALKTSQGCVHIIVAQTKENGYTLDQSSCVFPSIPEVVHHYCSQRLPFNGAEHMTLLHPVPRIH; via the exons ATGGCAAAGTGGTTCAAGGAGTTCCCCATAACTCTGAAAAATGGTACCGACAGAATACGCTCAGCCTCCGAGTCAGGCTCACAACCAAGAGCCAATAAACCCGGTCTGGTGGCCAGCATTGGTACCAAAACAACGGGCTCCAAAACGGGCCATCGCAAAAACTCCTCTGTCGACTGCACAGGCGGAGGAGGTGGAGGCGTTGGGTCACTCTTGTCCGGGAGAAACCGAAAAAACTCGGCCACAGAGCTGAGTAGAAACGGTGTGAACTCCCAGAaagatggaaaagtttgggacaGTCTCTTGTCCGGGAAGAGTCGCAAGAACTCCAAAACAGAACCTGTATTTGAGGAGCAGCACAGACCTCTGAAGACTTCTCCGTCTGCCAATGCCTACATCAGCAGGCTGATAAGAGTGGACAAACAGGACAAAACACCCAATTTCAACAGCGGTACCATCACCAGCGCAGTGGTGCCTGAAGCTGAGAAACCGGTCCAatgcaagacagaaaca TTGATCATTCTTGAAGATTACGCAGATCCCTTTGATGCTCAGAAGACCAAAGAACAAAGGGATGCAGAGAGGGTTGGGGAGAACGATGGATACATGGAGCCTTACGATGCACAGCAGATGATAACTG AGATCAGACGTCGGGGATCTAAGGACCTGCTGAAGGTGTGTGTGCTGGTGGAGGGGAATGAGGGAACAGTGGAAGAAGATCAGCCTCCTCCCTTGCAGATCTATGACGTCCCATATGAGGGAAGTGGTGACAGTGAGAAGACGATGGTCACAAGGCCGGAGCTGGACCCTCGTCCCGCCACTGAGTACGAGTTGCCCTGGGAGTGGAGGAAGGAGCATATTGTCAGAACTCTGTCAG CACAATTTGACAGCCCATCAAAAGACGAGACATGTCACCCCACACTCACAAGACAGCCCCAGCATCTAGCGGGCCAGCCGCAGCAGCATCAACATTTGAGGCAGAAAAGCTGGACTCAAAAGATCCTGAGATCCTCGCCTCCGACTTTGCTCTCGTCTTCTATGACTGGCAGCAGCCCTGAGAGCGAGCCCTGCTGTGTGGACCCCTCACTGCCCCTGGAAAAACAGAG CTGGTACCATGGCTGTGTGACACGCCAGGAGGCCGAGTTTCAACTGCAATCGTGCAAGGAGGCCAGCTTCCTGGTCAGGAACAGCGAGTCAGACAACAGCAAGTACTCCATCGCCCTCAA GACGAGCCAGGGCTGCGTTCATATCATTGTTGCCCAGACAAAAGAAAATGGTTACACCCTGGACCAGAGCAGCTGCGTGTTCCCCAGCATCCCAGAGGTGGTGCACCATTACTGCTCTCAGCGTCTGCCTTTTAACGGGGCAGAGCACATGACCCTGCTACACCCAGTGCCCCGGATCCACTGA
- the s100s gene encoding S100 calcium binding protein S isoform X2 yields MSKEPTSNLESAMQMLIKTFHKYSGKEGDKYTLSRGELKELLLEELGSYLGSSKDNEAVEKVMNDLDANNDGEVDFTEFIILMGALTVACNDFFLEFKTDDKAKDAGTGESAEKKD; encoded by the exons ATGTCCAAAGAGCCCACTTCCAACCTGGAGAGTGCCATGCAGATGCTCATAAAGACCTTCCACAAGTACTCGGGGAAGGAAGGCGACAAGTATACTCTGAGCAGGGGAGAACTGAAGGAGCTGCTACTAGAGGAGCTGGGGAGTTACCTTGGG AGCTCCAAAGATAATGAAGCAGTTGAGAAGGTGATGAACGACCTGGACGCCAACAATGACGGGGAGGTGGACTTCACCGAGTTTATCATTCTGATGGGAGCTCTCACGGTCGCCTGCAACGACTTCTTCCTGGAGTTCAAAACAGATGACAAGGCAAAAGACGCAGGCACGGGCGAGTCAGCAGAGAAGAAAGATTGA
- the s100a11 gene encoding protein S100-A11 gives MEAAITTIVTQFKVYAGNDGSSNTLSKDEFHSLVTSQLPNFVKNANDPGAIDQLMASIDENNDGELTFSEFWQLIGKLASKQGGFSP, from the exons ATGGAAGCAGCCATCACCACCATTGTCACCCAGTTCAAGGTGTACGCTGGGAATGACGGATCCTCCAACACGCTGAGCAAAGATGAATTCCACAGCCTGGTGACCTCTCAGCTACCAAACTTCGTCAAG AATGCCAACGATCCCGGAGCGATCGACCAGCTCATGGCCTCTATAGATGAAAACAACGACGGGGAGTTGACGTTCTCTGAGTTCTGGCAGCTGATTGGCAAACTGGCGAGTAAACAGGGAGGCTTCAGTCCGTAG
- the s100s gene encoding S100 calcium binding protein S isoform X1, translated as MPDTIMSKEPTSNLESAMQMLIKTFHKYSGKEGDKYTLSRGELKELLLEELGSYLGSSKDNEAVEKVMNDLDANNDGEVDFTEFIILMGALTVACNDFFLEFKTDDKAKDAGTGESAEKKD; from the exons ATGCCGGACACAAT AATGTCCAAAGAGCCCACTTCCAACCTGGAGAGTGCCATGCAGATGCTCATAAAGACCTTCCACAAGTACTCGGGGAAGGAAGGCGACAAGTATACTCTGAGCAGGGGAGAACTGAAGGAGCTGCTACTAGAGGAGCTGGGGAGTTACCTTGGG AGCTCCAAAGATAATGAAGCAGTTGAGAAGGTGATGAACGACCTGGACGCCAACAATGACGGGGAGGTGGACTTCACCGAGTTTATCATTCTGATGGGAGCTCTCACGGTCGCCTGCAACGACTTCTTCCTGGAGTTCAAAACAGATGACAAGGCAAAAGACGCAGGCACGGGCGAGTCAGCAGAGAAGAAAGATTGA